A single genomic interval of Blattabacterium sp. (Nauphoeta cinerea) harbors:
- a CDS encoding PASTA domain-containing protein produces MNYSKYFVIFIINFIIAILILYKITQSALKWVDVYTKHGSYVVVPNLKGFTLPQSISILEKLKLKYNIDTSHYDPNFKINQIISFSPEAGDHVKEGRHIYIQVNFKLYQSVLPNIINKNKRIAIKLLHANHISVKEIKYINDLNKDTVLKVLYKKKSIQFGYRFPPNQDGITLIIGKGYEKNNLVVVPNVIGMSLRSAIYTLKNQLFDVINFYYNPVIINPNQNAKVYRQKPDPGVIYDKKKSIELWLTSKELLDHLIQIEEKDSKNQNPKIQIEEKDSKNQNPKIQIEEKDSKNQNPKIQIEEKDSKNQTENKTK; encoded by the coding sequence ATGAATTATTCAAAATATTTTGTAATATTCATAATAAATTTTATCATTGCTATACTGATTTTATATAAAATTACTCAGTCGGCATTAAAATGGGTGGATGTTTATACAAAACATGGATCTTATGTTGTTGTTCCTAATTTAAAAGGTTTTACTTTACCTCAATCTATATCTATTTTAGAAAAATTAAAACTAAAATATAATATAGACACATCACATTATGATCCTAATTTTAAAATTAATCAAATTATTTCCTTTTCTCCAGAAGCTGGAGATCATGTAAAGGAAGGAAGGCATATATATATACAAGTTAATTTTAAATTATATCAATCTGTTTTACCTAATATCATAAATAAAAATAAACGAATAGCTATAAAATTACTTCATGCTAATCATATATCCGTTAAGGAAATCAAATATATTAATGATCTGAATAAAGATACCGTTTTAAAAGTTTTATATAAAAAAAAATCTATTCAATTTGGATATAGGTTTCCTCCTAATCAAGATGGAATTACTTTGATTATTGGAAAAGGATATGAAAAAAATAATTTAGTTGTTGTCCCTAATGTTATTGGAATGTCTTTACGTTCAGCTATTTATACTTTAAAAAATCAATTATTCGATGTTATAAATTTTTATTATAATCCCGTAATAATTAATCCTAATCAAAACGCAAAAGTATATAGACAAAAGCCTGATCCTGGAGTTATTTATGATAAAAAAAAATCTATTGAACTTTGGTTAACTTCAAAAGAATTGTTAGATCATTTGATTCAAATAGAAGAAAAAGATTCTAAGAATCAAAACCCCAAAATTCAAATAGAAGAAAAAGATTCTAAAAATCAAAATCCCAAAATTCAAATAGAAGAAAAAGATTCTAAGAATCAAAACCCCAAAATTCAAATAGAAGAAAAAGATTCTAAGAATCAAACCGAAAATAAGACAAAATAG